From the genome of Candidatus Electrothrix communis, one region includes:
- the nifS gene encoding cysteine desulfurase NifS yields the protein MDCGSDKVIYMDNNATTRIAPEVLEVMMPFLQDCYGNPSSMHTFGGQVGQAVEQARGQIADLLGADPEEIVFTSCGTESDSTAILSALQSQPENRHIVTTRVEHPAVKNLCETLDMLTGHKHRVTRLMVEADGTLDLDAYREALTEDTAIVSVMWANNETGVLFPVEEMAAMAKERGILFHTDAVQAVGKIPINLRESQIDFLSLSGHKLHAPKGVGVLYVRKGSPFVPFLHGGHQEHGRRGGTENVPSIVGLGRACQLAGEMLEEENTRVRALRDKLEQGLMNSIPKSLLNGHAEDRLPNTSNISFEYVEGEAILLHMNQHGICASSGSACTSGSLEPSHVLRAMGVPFTAAHGSIRFSLSIYNTEEEVDFVLEKMPKIIADLRAMSPFWEG from the coding sequence ATGGATTGCGGCAGCGATAAGGTCATTTATATGGACAACAACGCCACCACCCGGATTGCTCCTGAGGTGTTGGAGGTGATGATGCCCTTTCTTCAGGATTGCTACGGCAATCCCTCGTCCATGCATACCTTTGGCGGGCAGGTTGGGCAGGCTGTTGAGCAGGCCAGGGGACAGATTGCTGATCTGCTCGGAGCAGATCCAGAAGAGATCGTGTTCACCAGCTGCGGCACAGAAAGCGATTCCACCGCGATTCTGTCGGCCTTGCAGAGCCAGCCGGAAAACCGGCATATTGTCACCACCAGAGTGGAGCATCCGGCGGTCAAGAATCTTTGTGAAACCCTGGATATGCTGACCGGCCATAAACATCGGGTGACCCGATTAATGGTTGAGGCGGATGGTACGCTGGATTTAGACGCCTATCGAGAAGCCTTAACCGAGGACACGGCCATAGTTTCGGTCATGTGGGCCAATAATGAGACCGGTGTGCTGTTTCCCGTAGAGGAAATGGCGGCTATGGCCAAGGAGCGGGGTATCCTGTTCCACACAGATGCGGTCCAAGCTGTGGGCAAGATTCCGATCAATCTTCGGGAAAGCCAGATTGATTTTCTTTCCCTGTCCGGTCATAAGCTCCATGCACCCAAGGGTGTCGGGGTCCTTTATGTGCGTAAGGGCAGCCCCTTTGTGCCTTTTCTGCACGGCGGCCACCAGGAACACGGTCGGCGCGGCGGCACGGAAAACGTGCCCTCTATTGTCGGACTGGGCCGGGCCTGTCAGCTGGCCGGGGAGATGCTGGAAGAGGAAAACACTCGGGTTCGGGCTTTGCGTGATAAGCTGGAACAGGGGTTGATGAACTCCATCCCTAAGTCTCTGCTCAACGGTCATGCCGAAGACCGCCTGCCTAATACCAGCAATATCAGCTTTGAGTATGTGGAGGGCGAGGCTATTCTCCTGCACATGAATCAGCACGGTATCTGCGCTTCCTCGGGGTCTGCCTGTACCTCTGGTTCGCTGGAACCCTCCCATGTGCTCCGAGCAATGGGCGTGCCCTTTACTGCGGCTCATGGGTCGATCCGTTTTAGTCTGTCTATATATAATACAGAGGAAGAAGTGGATTTTGTTCTGGAGAAGATGCCCAAGATTATTGCTGATCTTCGGGCTATGTCGCCTTTTTGGGAGGGGTGA
- the nifU gene encoding Fe-S cluster assembly protein NifU, translating into MWEYTDKVQQHFMQPQNVGEVENPSGTGDVGSLACGDALKLTIKVDENDIIIDAKFKTFGCASAIASSSVLTELIKGMPVSEAAKITNEDIAEALGGLPKEKMHCSVMGREALEAAIADYRGVILPMAQGEVVCECFGVTDLDVIRAIQESGLRSVEEITNFTKAGGGCGKCEDRLREILQQTVEGLAEKSTPAKEKRMTTLQKIKKIEQVLEREIRPTLKKDGGDIELVDVDGDFVTVSLRGACAGCHSSRTTLKEYVEKKLREQVVDSLIVEEEK; encoded by the coding sequence ATGTGGGAATATACAGACAAAGTGCAGCAGCACTTCATGCAGCCGCAAAATGTGGGAGAGGTGGAGAACCCCAGCGGTACCGGCGATGTGGGATCGCTGGCCTGCGGTGACGCCTTGAAATTAACCATCAAGGTGGATGAGAATGACATTATTATTGATGCCAAATTCAAAACCTTTGGGTGTGCCTCCGCTATTGCTTCTTCTTCCGTGTTGACAGAGCTCATTAAGGGTATGCCCGTGAGTGAGGCGGCGAAAATTACCAATGAGGATATTGCCGAGGCCCTGGGCGGGCTGCCTAAAGAAAAAATGCATTGCTCGGTCATGGGGCGCGAGGCCCTGGAGGCTGCCATTGCCGATTACCGGGGTGTGATCCTGCCTATGGCGCAAGGTGAAGTGGTCTGCGAATGCTTCGGCGTCACCGACCTTGATGTTATTCGGGCAATCCAGGAATCCGGACTTCGCTCTGTTGAGGAGATCACCAACTTCACCAAGGCCGGAGGCGGCTGCGGCAAATGTGAAGACCGGCTACGGGAAATCCTTCAGCAGACCGTGGAAGGCCTGGCGGAAAAAAGCACGCCTGCCAAAGAAAAGCGAATGACCACCCTGCAGAAGATTAAAAAGATCGAGCAGGTTTTGGAGCGGGAAATTCGGCCGACTTTGAAAAAGGACGGCGGTGATATCGAGTTGGTGGACGTGGACGGAGATTTCGTCACGGTTTCCCTGCGGGGTGCCTGTGCCGGTTGTCATTCCTCGCGGACAACCCTGAAAGAGTACGTGGAAAAGAAACTGCGTGAACAGGTGGTGGATAGCCTGATTGTTGAGGAGGAGAAATAA
- a CDS encoding transposase, giving the protein MFSSQNHCWRLLLHPEGRKKTPHVAKFWSGCASKSLPGLEISSLAVVDLKANTAFHLECEQTPATLPENESRIDFYINQVINRAPELEEIADYFVYDGAAAKKKFVDGITENTGLHLVSKFPKNANMRYLYTGPRKSGPGRPRQYDGKIRWKKIETDRFDTCYEDDEIIIYTAVVNSVLLKCNVRIAYIYKKCSDSYAILFSTDLNLDGFLIYKYYKARFQIEFLFRDAKQYTGLTHCQARSENKLYFHFNSSLTAVSIAKADFYGDAENQGAPFSMRDITDYYSAKLFLDRILSKLDIELVSDKFNFDYEELLNTAAALA; this is encoded by the coding sequence TTGTTCTCCTCACAGAATCATTGCTGGAGACTGCTCCTTCATCCCGAAGGCAGGAAAAAGACTCCTCATGTTGCCAAATTCTGGAGCGGATGTGCATCTAAGTCGCTGCCTGGACTTGAAATAAGCTCTCTTGCGGTTGTCGACCTTAAAGCGAATACAGCCTTTCATCTTGAATGTGAGCAAACTCCGGCAACTCTCCCTGAGAATGAAAGTCGAATCGATTTTTATATTAATCAAGTAATCAACCGTGCCCCAGAACTCGAGGAAATCGCTGACTATTTTGTTTACGACGGTGCTGCGGCAAAGAAAAAGTTTGTCGATGGCATCACTGAAAATACCGGGTTGCATCTTGTCAGTAAATTTCCAAAAAATGCGAATATGCGCTATTTGTATACAGGGCCAAGGAAGTCAGGACCGGGTCGACCGAGGCAATATGACGGAAAAATCCGATGGAAAAAAATTGAGACGGACCGTTTCGACACCTGTTATGAAGATGATGAAATCATTATATATACTGCTGTCGTCAATAGTGTATTGCTGAAGTGCAATGTTCGTATCGCCTATATCTACAAAAAATGCTCCGACAGTTATGCTATTCTTTTCTCTACCGATTTGAATCTGGACGGGTTCTTGATTTACAAATATTACAAAGCTCGCTTTCAGATAGAGTTTCTCTTTCGGGATGCGAAACAATATACCGGCCTCACACATTGTCAGGCACGAAGTGAAAACAAGCTGTATTTTCACTTCAACTCTTCGCTGACCGCCGTTTCAATCGCTAAAGCCGACTTTTATGGCGATGCCGAAAATCAAGGAGCACCTTTTTCGATGAGGGATATAACAGACTATTATTCCGCAAAATTATTTCTTGACCGGATTTTATCCAAACTGGATATTGAGCTGGTTTCAGATAAATTCAACTTCGATTATGAAGAACTGTTGAATACAGCGGCTGCACTTGCATAA
- a CDS encoding AAA family ATPase: MKITIKNLGALKQAEFTLGEMTIICGCNNTGKTYATYALYGFLSSWREGLPIDIPSKNVSELKSEGVTHIDINNYIKNYERILSDGCAGYTKFLPTIFDLCG; this comes from the coding sequence ATGAAAATAACAATAAAAAATCTTGGCGCATTGAAACAGGCAGAGTTCACGCTTGGCGAAATGACCATTATATGTGGTTGTAATAATACAGGAAAAACCTACGCTACCTATGCGCTTTATGGCTTCCTATCCAGTTGGCGTGAAGGCTTACCAATTGATATCCCATCAAAGAACGTAAGCGAGCTGAAGAGTGAAGGAGTCACGCATATAGATATCAACAATTATATTAAAAATTATGAGCGCATACTTTCTGATGGGTGTGCAGGATATACAAAATTTTTGCCGACAATTTTCGACCTGTGCGGTTAG
- the pyrF gene encoding orotidine-5'-phosphate decarboxylase — MTEKNIPLNERIIFALDVTSPDEAMALVEKLDSEIKFFKVGLQLFLAGWFHTIDAIIARGNKVMVDLKFFDIPETVKLAVDQLKNRGVSFATVHGNDPILRAAVQDKDSEMKILAVTVLTSFDEEDMRAMGMTGSVRDLVLLRARKALEIGCDGVVSSALEAEPLRNDLGPNFLVVTPGIRPGANVDDGSDDQRRIATAKQAIINGADHVVIGRPIRDSKDPIALIRDLHKEIAEGLAKKGAVADRAAV; from the coding sequence ATGACAGAAAAAAACATCCCCCTGAACGAACGAATTATCTTTGCCCTTGATGTCACCTCACCTGATGAGGCTATGGCCTTGGTAGAAAAGCTGGACAGCGAGATCAAGTTTTTCAAGGTTGGGCTTCAGCTTTTCTTAGCAGGCTGGTTTCACACCATTGATGCTATTATTGCACGCGGCAATAAGGTGATGGTAGATCTCAAGTTTTTTGATATTCCAGAGACGGTCAAGCTGGCTGTGGATCAGCTGAAAAACCGGGGTGTCAGCTTTGCCACCGTGCATGGTAATGATCCCATTTTACGGGCGGCTGTGCAGGACAAGGACAGTGAGATGAAGATTCTAGCCGTCACCGTGCTGACCAGTTTTGATGAAGAGGACATGCGGGCTATGGGCATGACCGGTTCAGTGCGGGATTTGGTGCTGCTCCGGGCGCGTAAGGCCTTAGAGATCGGCTGTGACGGGGTGGTTTCCTCCGCCTTGGAAGCTGAACCGCTCCGTAATGACCTGGGGCCGAATTTCCTGGTCGTCACGCCGGGGATCAGACCGGGAGCCAATGTGGATGACGGCTCGGATGATCAGAGGCGGATCGCCACGGCAAAGCAGGCCATCATCAACGGTGCCGATCATGTGGTCATCGGCAGACCGATCCGCGACAGCAAGGATCCCATTGCCCTGATCCGGGATCTGCATAAGGAAATTGCAGAGGGCTTGGCTAAGAAGGGGGCTGTTGCTGACAGAGCAGCTGTCTGA
- a CDS encoding M12 family metallopeptidase, which translates to MKTFTIVLLTLIFSFSLSAQSLLADNFIFKKSKLPNGEDFSYFVKNSEWKFSEGEKKVIYVCWENPQDKFSGEMTQVKQSIENTWQKESALFFKGWQKCQTENEGIRILIDDSGPRVKAFGGKINRIDDGMILNFTFNNWKPALDVQPNINKYIIAIAVHEFGHALGFAHEQNRPDTPDKCAQRHGQDQPDETELTSYDPDSVMNYCNEKYANWGELSELDIKGLHEVYGAPE; encoded by the coding sequence ATGAAAACATTTACCATCGTGCTTCTAACTTTAATTTTTAGTTTTAGCCTCAGTGCTCAATCACTATTAGCAGATAATTTTATTTTTAAGAAGTCGAAGCTCCCGAACGGAGAGGACTTCAGCTATTTTGTTAAAAATTCAGAATGGAAATTTAGCGAAGGAGAAAAAAAAGTTATTTATGTCTGTTGGGAGAATCCTCAAGATAAATTTTCGGGTGAAATGACTCAGGTTAAGCAGTCAATCGAAAATACTTGGCAAAAAGAATCTGCATTATTTTTTAAAGGGTGGCAGAAATGCCAAACAGAAAATGAAGGAATCAGAATATTAATTGACGACAGCGGCCCGCGAGTTAAGGCATTTGGGGGGAAAATTAATCGTATTGATGATGGGATGATCCTTAATTTTACATTTAATAACTGGAAACCGGCATTAGATGTTCAACCTAATATAAATAAATATATCATTGCAATTGCAGTACATGAATTTGGTCATGCTCTAGGCTTTGCTCATGAACAGAATCGTCCAGACACTCCAGATAAATGCGCACAGAGACACGGGCAAGACCAGCCTGATGAAACAGAACTCACATCTTATGATCCCGATTCGGTTATGAATTACTGCAATGAAAAATATGCAAATTGGGGAGAACTAAGCGAATTGGATATTAAAGGGTTACACGAAGTATATGGAGCACCAGAATAA
- a CDS encoding serine protease, whose translation MKLYILILLLIINTQAFAQSLASKWYPNIYKTIIYINFDVTDQDNGAVNSLIGTGFIISEDAHILTANHLFKDWYKQSSAQKETNRIYGRIGGRYSPDSYPLEFIGDPNVIGDVVLMKLTVSPPQKFEPLPLCFTSNVSAGTEIVAYGFPLGQDVQSTNGFIGNSNASGGRYSVESSFTYGMSGGPVFNQDGVIGIVKGGVENEPAVRWVTPIDFAKNLANISGFQQCNPTLDQVERGVSGSSDLRAIENPDPKTLARLKKEFRITNLKREVSNLIIDYESIDDPSDVLADKVRKQAAQVGRKLLIAPEKGVGIGHKITKYKYAAYAFMISASYEPDLSESNELIAKGIDAGRRAVSLVDELRSLDKEDDSYLVYLDSWVLEDKVDERIKYILAILYAIKAKKNDDHSIFPDVENYLDGIKAPYREERPFEKNSYLKWYLSEKNKL comes from the coding sequence ATGAAGCTTTATATTTTAATTCTGTTGTTAATTATCAACACACAGGCATTTGCTCAATCTCTTGCAAGCAAGTGGTATCCTAATATTTATAAAACAATTATATATATAAACTTTGATGTTACTGATCAAGACAATGGGGCGGTCAACAGCTTAATAGGAACAGGGTTTATCATTTCTGAAGATGCCCATATATTAACAGCTAACCATCTTTTCAAAGATTGGTACAAGCAATCATCTGCACAAAAAGAAACAAATAGAATTTATGGACGAATTGGCGGGAGATACTCACCAGATAGCTATCCACTTGAATTTATAGGAGACCCTAATGTTATCGGGGATGTTGTTCTTATGAAGCTTACAGTAAGCCCTCCTCAAAAATTTGAACCATTACCTCTATGTTTCACTTCAAATGTATCAGCAGGAACGGAGATTGTTGCATACGGATTTCCTTTAGGCCAGGATGTACAATCCACAAATGGATTTATTGGGAACTCAAATGCCTCTGGTGGTCGCTACTCAGTCGAGAGTAGTTTTACCTATGGTATGAGCGGTGGTCCTGTATTTAATCAGGATGGAGTGATAGGAATAGTTAAAGGCGGGGTAGAGAATGAACCGGCTGTGCGTTGGGTTACCCCTATCGATTTTGCAAAAAACTTAGCAAATATATCAGGGTTTCAACAATGTAATCCCACACTCGATCAGGTTGAGAGGGGAGTGTCCGGCTCTTCTGATTTGAGAGCAATAGAAAATCCTGACCCGAAGACCCTTGCAAGATTGAAAAAAGAATTCCGCATAACAAATTTAAAACGAGAAGTGTCAAACTTAATAATAGATTATGAAAGTATTGATGATCCTTCTGATGTGTTAGCCGACAAGGTAAGAAAACAGGCGGCGCAGGTAGGGAGAAAATTGCTGATTGCGCCGGAAAAAGGCGTGGGGATTGGCCATAAAATTACTAAGTATAAATATGCCGCATACGCTTTTATGATATCTGCCTCCTATGAACCTGATCTTTCTGAATCAAATGAACTTATTGCAAAAGGTATTGATGCAGGTCGACGTGCCGTTTCCCTTGTAGATGAACTCCGATCTCTTGATAAAGAAGATGATTCTTATTTAGTGTATTTAGATTCATGGGTGCTTGAAGATAAGGTAGATGAACGGATTAAATATATTCTTGCTATTTTGTATGCAATTAAAGCCAAGAAGAATGATGACCATTCAATATTTCCTGATGTTGAGAATTATCTAGACGGAATTAAGGCACCCTATAGGGAGGAGCGTCCTTTTGAAAAGAACTCCTATCTGAAATGGTATCTATCTGAAAAAAACAAACTGTAA
- a CDS encoding PilZ domain-containing protein gives MNTVIAYVLPDDTTSITCPSCSRVRRISVKKYRKTSHSLTARCSCNTKFTVHLDFRHYYRKETDLPGLWKKASSAVHGWQDMRVNNLSRGGLGFRVSGQHQLKEKQILLVEFHLDGRKKTKIVQKVRVCTVDEGYIGCKFVDVDFYDEKELGFYLLA, from the coding sequence ATGAATACTGTTATAGCATATGTTCTGCCGGACGATACGACAAGCATTACCTGTCCCTCCTGTAGTAGGGTACGGCGCATTTCTGTTAAAAAATATCGTAAAACATCTCACTCTCTGACTGCCCGTTGCAGCTGCAATACCAAGTTTACAGTTCATCTTGATTTCAGACATTATTATAGAAAGGAAACAGATCTCCCCGGGCTCTGGAAAAAGGCCAGTTCTGCTGTCCATGGTTGGCAGGATATGCGGGTCAATAATCTCTCCCGAGGAGGACTTGGATTCAGGGTGAGCGGGCAGCATCAGCTGAAAGAAAAACAGATCTTGTTGGTGGAGTTCCACTTGGATGGACGGAAAAAAACAAAGATCGTTCAGAAGGTGCGAGTCTGCACGGTTGATGAGGGGTATATCGGATGCAAGTTTGTCGATGTGGACTTTTACGACGAAAAAGAGCTGGGGTTTTATTTGCTGGCTTGA
- a CDS encoding ATP-binding protein yields MKAANKELFFIIKEETSCDMVVTLLAEKGEVKIPQEVIKKVIGDALKEIIFGQVFPNPFIASAERTGAAIFRKDLNFARNRLLEEMTKTDQSVNPVDLLFKTYQDYALPVKDNVDFTRQIETLAKKSSFIDEQHQDVLENFSDIIGGKYQVTKNDELYYIPKGKRVKLTMDESSSAVRSLLDIGFYLKHMAQPGDLLMVDEPELNLHPENQRRVARLFARLINLGIKVFITTHSDYFIKELNTLIMLNHDKQHVKNIAEREGYCRAELISSDQIKVYIAEESMVKLDGGKRRTRCQTLVPADIDSELGIQARSFDTTIESINRIQEEIVWGEE; encoded by the coding sequence ATGAAGGCCGCAAACAAGGAACTGTTCTTTATTATAAAGGAAGAGACAAGCTGCGATATGGTTGTCACTCTGCTTGCAGAGAAAGGAGAGGTTAAAATTCCGCAGGAAGTGATCAAAAAAGTTATTGGAGATGCACTTAAAGAAATAATCTTTGGGCAGGTATTTCCAAATCCGTTCATTGCCAGCGCGGAGAGGACAGGTGCGGCCATCTTTCGCAAGGATTTGAATTTTGCCCGCAATCGTCTTCTCGAAGAGATGACGAAAACAGATCAATCGGTCAATCCGGTTGACCTCCTGTTTAAGACATATCAAGACTATGCGCTACCGGTAAAGGATAATGTCGATTTTACTCGGCAGATTGAAACCCTAGCTAAAAAAAGCAGCTTTATCGATGAACAGCACCAGGATGTACTGGAAAATTTTTCTGATATTATCGGCGGAAAATACCAAGTTACAAAGAATGATGAGCTGTATTACATCCCGAAAGGTAAAAGAGTCAAATTAACGATGGATGAAAGCTCCAGCGCGGTGCGTTCCTTACTGGATATCGGTTTCTATTTAAAACACATGGCGCAGCCTGGCGATCTGCTGATGGTGGACGAGCCGGAACTTAACTTGCACCCGGAAAATCAGCGACGAGTAGCCCGGCTGTTCGCAAGATTAATAAACCTTGGCATAAAAGTCTTCATCACTACCCACAGCGATTATTTTATCAAAGAGCTGAACACGCTGATCATGCTGAATCATGATAAACAACATGTCAAAAATATTGCTGAACGGGAAGGATATTGCAGAGCTGAACTTATATCTTCAGATCAGATCAAGGTGTATATCGCTGAAGAATCTATGGTAAAATTAGACGGAGGAAAGCGTAGAACCCGCTGTCAAACATTAGTGCCTGCCGATATAGATTCTGAACTGGGCATCCAGGCACGTAGTTTCGACACAACCATTGAATCTATCAATAGAATTCAGGAAGAGATAGTCTGGGGAGAAGAGTAA
- the ppsA gene encoding phosphoenolpyruvate synthase, producing MGQAHDEKLILWFEEIGIDDVPLVGGKNASLGEMYQHLTSKGVAVPHGFAITAYAYRFLLKEAGIEDEIRQVLSDLDTEDMANLAERGEKCRDIIRNAPFPDTLRDAIIEAYQKMEAEYGENCDVAVRSSATAEDLPDASFAGQQETYLNIHGYDNIIQNCRKCFASLFTNRAISYRKHQGFGQFDVYLSITVQKMVRSDSASSGVLFSIDTESGFEDACFITGAWGLGENVVQGAVNPDEYYVYKPKLKEGKRPIVGKKIGSKAIKMVYDNDPSTEEPVKNIDTTEEERNAYVISDDEILQLTKWACIIEDHYGKGMDIEWAKDGDGKEVGTGDLFIVQARPETVHSQANKSVMETYKLLEKGNVLSEGLAVGTKIGQGVAHCIDDVKDIGTFKKGEVLVTDMTDPDWEPIMKIAGAIVTNRGGRTCHAAIISRELGIPCVIGTGDATDNIKTGQEITASSAEGETGYVYEGLLKYEIETTDLANMPATKTKIMMNLAIPEKAFTECQIPNDGVGLAREEFIINSHIGLHPLALYNYEELKASNDPEKQEIVKRIDEKTAAYSDKRQFFIDKVAEGVGRIAAGFYPNDVIVRLSDFKSNEYANLVGGTLYEPEEENPMIGWRGASRYYDPKYRPAFELECQGLLKARNDMGLDNIKLMVPFCRTPEEGKKVIEVMRDCGLVQGENGLELYVMCEIPSNVICADAFADIFDGFSIGSNDLTQLTYGLDRDSGIVTGIADERDDAVKEMIKMVIKTAKRRGKKIGICGQGPSDFPEFATFLVEQGIDSMSLIPDTAVKTRLAVHEKEKEMGIAPE from the coding sequence ATGGGACAAGCACACGATGAAAAACTGATTCTTTGGTTTGAAGAGATCGGTATAGATGATGTACCGCTAGTGGGAGGTAAAAACGCCTCGCTGGGTGAGATGTATCAGCATCTGACCAGCAAAGGTGTTGCCGTACCGCATGGATTCGCAATTACAGCCTATGCCTACCGCTTTCTGCTCAAAGAAGCCGGTATTGAAGACGAAATACGACAGGTACTGTCCGATTTGGACACCGAAGACATGGCCAATCTGGCCGAGCGCGGTGAAAAATGTCGGGACATCATCCGCAACGCGCCTTTCCCTGACACCCTGCGGGATGCCATCATTGAGGCCTATCAGAAGATGGAGGCCGAGTACGGTGAGAATTGCGACGTGGCTGTCCGCTCTTCCGCTACTGCCGAGGATCTGCCGGATGCCTCCTTTGCCGGTCAGCAGGAGACCTACCTGAACATTCACGGCTACGACAATATCATCCAAAATTGCAGGAAATGTTTTGCCTCCCTGTTCACCAACCGGGCCATTTCCTACCGTAAGCATCAGGGCTTTGGTCAGTTTGATGTGTACCTGTCCATCACTGTTCAGAAAATGGTGCGCTCCGACTCTGCCTCTTCCGGTGTTCTGTTCTCCATTGATACAGAGTCCGGTTTTGAGGATGCCTGTTTCATCACCGGTGCCTGGGGTCTGGGTGAAAACGTGGTTCAGGGTGCAGTCAACCCCGATGAATACTACGTGTACAAGCCAAAACTCAAGGAAGGCAAGCGCCCCATTGTCGGGAAGAAGATTGGATCCAAGGCCATCAAAATGGTCTATGATAATGATCCGTCCACCGAAGAGCCGGTCAAAAATATCGACACCACCGAGGAAGAGCGGAACGCCTATGTCATCTCTGATGACGAAATCCTCCAGCTGACAAAGTGGGCCTGTATTATTGAGGATCATTACGGCAAGGGTATGGATATTGAGTGGGCCAAGGACGGTGACGGCAAGGAAGTGGGCACCGGTGACCTGTTCATCGTTCAGGCCCGTCCTGAGACCGTCCATTCCCAGGCCAACAAAAGCGTCATGGAGACCTATAAGCTGTTGGAGAAAGGAAATGTCCTGTCTGAAGGACTAGCTGTGGGTACCAAGATCGGACAGGGTGTGGCCCATTGCATTGACGATGTGAAAGACATCGGCACCTTTAAGAAAGGCGAAGTGCTGGTTACCGACATGACCGACCCGGATTGGGAACCGATCATGAAGATTGCCGGGGCCATTGTTACCAATCGTGGCGGCCGGACCTGCCATGCCGCGATTATTTCTCGTGAGCTGGGTATCCCCTGCGTTATCGGCACAGGCGATGCCACCGACAATATCAAAACCGGTCAGGAGATCACAGCGTCTTCTGCTGAAGGCGAGACCGGCTATGTCTATGAAGGTCTGCTCAAGTACGAGATTGAGACCACTGATCTGGCCAATATGCCCGCCACCAAGACCAAGATCATGATGAACTTGGCCATTCCAGAAAAAGCCTTTACGGAATGCCAAATCCCCAATGATGGCGTCGGGTTGGCCCGTGAGGAGTTTATTATCAACTCCCATATCGGCCTCCATCCGCTGGCTCTGTACAACTACGAAGAGCTTAAGGCATCTAACGATCCTGAGAAGCAGGAAATCGTCAAGCGTATCGACGAAAAGACTGCTGCCTATTCTGATAAAAGACAATTCTTTATCGATAAGGTTGCTGAGGGCGTAGGCCGCATTGCTGCTGGTTTCTACCCCAATGATGTTATTGTCCGCCTGTCCGACTTTAAATCCAACGAGTATGCCAACTTAGTCGGCGGTACACTCTATGAGCCGGAAGAAGAAAACCCGATGATCGGCTGGCGCGGTGCTTCCCGCTACTACGATCCCAAATATCGTCCGGCCTTTGAGCTGGAGTGCCAAGGTCTGCTCAAGGCGCGTAACGATATGGGCCTGGATAACATCAAGCTGATGGTGCCCTTCTGCCGTACCCCGGAAGAGGGTAAAAAGGTCATCGAGGTTATGCGGGACTGCGGTCTGGTTCAGGGTGAGAACGGCCTGGAGCTGTACGTGATGTGCGAGATCCCCAGCAACGTGATCTGCGCTGATGCCTTTGCTGATATCTTTGACGGCTTCTCCATCGGGTCCAACGACCTGACCCAGCTCACCTACGGCCTTGACCGTGACTCTGGTATTGTCACAGGTATCGCTGATGAGCGTGACGATGCGGTAAAAGAGATGATCAAAATGGTGATCAAAACCGCCAAACGACGGGGCAAAAAGATCGGCATCTGCGGTCAGGGACCGTCCGACTTTCCTGAGTTTGCCACCTTCCTGGTTGAGCAGGGCATCGACTCAATGTCTTTGATTCCGGATACAGCCGTCAAAACACGACTGGCGGTGCATGAGAAGGAAAAAGAGATGGGGATTGCTCCTGAGTAA